One window of Metopolophium dirhodum isolate CAU chromosome 3, ASM1992520v1, whole genome shotgun sequence genomic DNA carries:
- the LOC132941154 gene encoding geminin-like, giving the protein MKTVSENNRNIPDKMSNKKGGPRKFLQTLQPSGGDKENLVGTGRFHEHNSDPKISKPQFKTEVDVKSNEKKHLFSKINPSQYKKLIIEDLTSTDGPSEKYWEVIAERRRKALEEVLEQNRKLHTIVMALEEENTSCKKLLEKTTDLVNTLKEVLNEEDDKSTEDYVDNYISSINSNQINSNNDFSGSESE; this is encoded by the exons ATGAAAACGGTTTccgaaaataatagaaatattccGGACaag ATGTCCAACAAAAAAGGAGGTCCCAGAAAGTTCTTGCAAACATTGCAGCCGTCTGGCGGCGACAAAGAAAATTTGGTTGGGACCGGCAGATTTCATGAACACaa TTCTGATCCTAAAATATCGAAGCCACAATTTAAGACTGAAGTAGATGTAAAATCTAATGaaaaaaagcatttattttcaaaaataaatccatCTCAATACAAGAAGTTAATTATAGAAGATCTCACTAGCACTG ATGGTCCTAGTGAAAAATACTGGGAGGTTATTGCAGAACGTCGTAGAAAGGCTTTGGAAGAAGTTCTTGAACAAAATCGTAAATTACACACCATAGTCATGGCATTGGAAGAAGAAAATACATCTTGTAAAAAATTACTCGAAAAAACGACTGATCTCGTTAACACACTAAAG gaAGTACTAAACGAAGAAGATGATAAATCAACTGAAGATTATGTCGATAATTACATTTCGTCAATCAACTCCAATCAAATAAACAGCAACAATGATTTTTCTGGCAGTGAATCTGAATAA
- the LOC132941923 gene encoding zinc finger and SCAN domain-containing protein 10-like, producing MSKNPFVNCKSRKRRKIRVPSIKPKEKLFCPRTMVRYDGSHSDYPTKWICKMCLKCILSEEAVTSHLTNCSGQSNRAVPPKVTKKNEDTRYICEYCNKVFSRRVTLKKHLEQHEKSSSSLDSELSDNEVVDAAVVTEHGNDDNDKPEEENPFNNIKSI from the exons ATGTCGAAAAATCCGTTTGTGAACTGTAAGTCACGTAAACGAAGAAAGATCAGAGTCCCATCCATCAAACCTAAAGAGAAATTATTCTGTCCACGTACCATGGTAAGGTATGATGGATCGCACAGTGATTATCCAACGAAATGGATATGTAAAATGTGTCTGAAATGCATCTTAAGTGAAGAAGCCGTGACAAGTCATTTAACCAATTGCAGTGGTCAATCTAACCGAGCTGTACCTCCCAAAGTAACGAAAAA aaATGAAGATACTCGTTACATATGTGAGTATTGTAACAAGGTATTTTCAAGGCGTGTTACGCTAAAGAAGCACTTGGAACAACATGAAAAATCATCTAGCAGTCTAGACTCAGAGCTATCTGACAATGAAGTTGTAGATGCTGCTGTAGTAACAGAACATGGAAATGACGATAACGACAAACCTGAGGAGGAAAACCCATTCAATAACATTAAGtcgatttaa